TGAGGGTGCCGAGCACGATGGCGGAGTTCAGCACGTTCGGCAGGATGTGGCGGCGCATGATCGTCTTCTTCGAGCAGCCCGCGACGATGGCCAGGCGCACGTAGTCGCGCTCGCGAAGCGAAAGGACCTCGCCCCGGATGACGCGGGCGTAGCGCGTCCAGTAGACGGCGGCCAGGATGATGACGATGTTCCACTGGCTGGGGCCCACCACGGCCGCAAGAAAGATCGCGAAGGTCAGCGCCGGCAGCGCCAGCCACGTGTCCGTGACGCGCATGATCACCTGGTCCACCCAGCCGCCGAGGTAGCCGGACAGGATGCCGAGCGTCGTGCCGAGGAGGCCGGCCACGATGACCGCGGTGAAGCCCACCACCATGGAGACGCGCGCGCCGAAGATGAGGCGCGACAGCACGTCGCGCCCGACGTGGTCGGTGCCGAGCAGGTAGGCCTCGCTGCCGCCGGCCTGCCACGCGGGCGGGCGGAAGCGGTCGCCGAGCACGCCGATCTCAGGGTTGTACGGCGCCAGCACTTCGGCGAAGACGGCCACGAGCGCGATGATGGCGATGATGATCGCGGGGATCCAGGGAAAGCCCTCGATCCGGAGCCAGGCGAAGCGCCAGGCCACCGTGAGTGAGGCCGTTCGGCT
The Candidatus Rokuibacteriota bacterium DNA segment above includes these coding regions:
- a CDS encoding ABC transporter permease — translated: MNGSRTASLTVAWRFAWLRIEGFPWIPAIIIAIIALVAVFAEVLAPYNPEIGVLGDRFRPPAWQAGGSEAYLLGTDHVGRDVLSRLIFGARVSMVVGFTAVIVAGLLGTTLGILSGYLGGWVDQVIMRVTDTWLALPALTFAIFLAAVVGPSQWNIVIILAAVYWTRYARVIRGEVLSLRERDYVRLAIVAGCSKKTIMRRHILPNVLNSAIVLGTLMLGIVIVTEAALSFLGVGVPPPKPAWGLMLADGKKGLMAGYWWLTVLPGLCIMFMVLSANLLGDWLRVKLDPQLREL